Proteins encoded together in one Planctomyces sp. SH-PL14 window:
- a CDS encoding OprO/OprP family phosphate-selective porin, which yields MARLMWLCVAVGSLSLPWTLLAGEEIPPAPAATIELPPAAEAAFSESGGGTAAVPEFFADSSGEIVTVPQEPDFDSLMRRLAELEKSERKRTDSDKKRADEDKKKKEADAKKPTVKWSGQLQADFYFFDQDEVSQDTYGDIQNGEAFRRARLAMLGDYGPAEYRIEMDFALPGRPSFLDVYAGLHDVPLLQRVRVGHFFEPFSLERLTPNRYVTFMERGLPDQPFAPARNTGIMANGTCFDERSAWGVGFFRSDSDVFGDEVGDNFESAVTGRMTYLPYYEEACESAEYVHLGAAYSIRGANAGQVRFRSQPEARIGAATPNVPFFVDTGNIAADFFQLMGTEFAWVNGPFSLQSEFMLVPVDATAQGDLFFHAWYVTASYFLTGEYRPYNKKFGVFDRVTPRRDFMRYVGKPEDKCTEFGPGAWELAMRLSHIDLNDKGVRGGELTDLTVGANWYLNPYLRVTFNYIHAFANNPTDGQSGTNIFATRVGFEF from the coding sequence ATGGCACGGTTGATGTGGTTGTGCGTCGCGGTCGGCTCGCTGAGCCTGCCTTGGACGTTGCTGGCTGGCGAAGAGATCCCCCCCGCACCGGCGGCGACGATCGAATTGCCGCCCGCTGCCGAGGCGGCATTCTCCGAGTCCGGCGGCGGGACCGCCGCGGTCCCGGAATTCTTTGCCGACTCCTCCGGCGAGATCGTCACCGTTCCGCAGGAGCCGGACTTCGATTCGCTGATGCGGCGGCTGGCCGAACTCGAGAAGTCGGAGCGGAAGCGGACCGACTCCGACAAGAAGCGGGCCGACGAGGACAAGAAGAAAAAGGAGGCCGACGCCAAGAAGCCGACCGTGAAGTGGTCGGGGCAGCTTCAGGCGGACTTCTACTTCTTCGATCAGGACGAGGTGAGCCAGGACACCTACGGCGACATCCAGAACGGCGAAGCATTCCGCCGGGCGCGACTCGCGATGCTGGGAGACTATGGCCCGGCGGAGTACCGGATCGAAATGGACTTCGCGCTCCCCGGCCGGCCGTCGTTCCTCGACGTCTATGCCGGCCTGCACGATGTTCCGCTGCTCCAGCGGGTCCGTGTCGGGCACTTCTTCGAGCCGTTCAGCCTGGAGCGGCTCACGCCGAACCGGTACGTCACGTTCATGGAGCGCGGGTTGCCGGACCAGCCGTTCGCTCCGGCCCGTAACACCGGCATCATGGCCAACGGGACATGCTTCGATGAGCGTTCCGCCTGGGGCGTCGGCTTCTTCCGCTCCGACAGCGATGTGTTCGGGGACGAGGTGGGGGACAATTTCGAGAGTGCGGTCACCGGCCGCATGACGTACCTCCCCTACTACGAGGAGGCGTGCGAGTCCGCCGAGTACGTTCACCTGGGAGCGGCTTACAGCATCCGCGGAGCGAATGCCGGTCAGGTGCGGTTTCGTTCTCAGCCTGAGGCCCGGATTGGTGCCGCGACGCCGAACGTGCCGTTCTTTGTCGACACGGGGAACATTGCGGCGGACTTCTTTCAGTTGATGGGGACGGAGTTTGCGTGGGTCAACGGTCCGTTCTCACTGCAGAGCGAGTTCATGCTGGTTCCGGTCGACGCGACGGCGCAGGGGGACCTGTTTTTCCATGCGTGGTATGTGACCGCCAGTTATTTTCTGACGGGGGAGTATCGGCCTTACAACAAGAAGTTCGGTGTGTTTGACCGGGTGACGCCGAGGCGGGATTTCATGCGGTATGTGGGGAAGCCGGAGGACAAGTGTACGGAGTTCGGTCCGGGGGCGTGGGAGCTGGCGATGCGGCTCTCGCACATTGACCTGAATGACAAGGGGGTCCGGGGTGGGGAGTTGACGGACCTGACCGTGGGTGCGAACTGGTATCTGAATCCGTATCTGCGGGTGACGTTCAATTACATTCATGCGTTTGCGAACAATCCGACGGACGGGCAGTCGGGGACGAATATTTTTGCAACGCGTGTCGGCTTCGAGTTTTAA
- a CDS encoding sulfatase: protein MTSRIALAWCLSLVLGTASPLRSAETKKPNVLFIAIDDQNDWIGTLGGHPLVKTPNIDRLAARGTVFLNAHCQAPLCNPSRTSLMLSLRPTTTGIYGLAPWFRTLDDWKDRVALPQHFKANGYRTLTVGKIYHGGVGGPKLREKEFDVWGAAGGVGAKPEKKLIPPTPMGDHPLMDWGVFPHRDEDKGDYQVATWAVEQIRSAPKDEPFFLAAGFFLPHVPCYVTQKWFDLYPDDDAILPPVQENDRDDTPRFSWYLHWSLPEPRLKWVRENGQWRNLVRSYLASTSFVDAQVGRLMAALDEAGLAENTVVVLWGDHGWHLGEKQITGKNTLWDRSTRVPLIFAGPGVTPGGRCSRPAELLDIYPTLIDLCGLPKRDDLEGISLLPQLRDPAAPQERPAITSHNQGNHGIRSERWRYIRYADGSEELYDLQTDPHEWENIVSKPAGAAIAEEHRRWIPDVDVPPAPQSAQRVLTFDRQRDEAVWEGTKVHRNDAIPE, encoded by the coding sequence ATGACCAGCCGCATCGCGCTCGCCTGGTGCCTATCCCTCGTCCTCGGAACCGCCTCACCACTGCGCTCCGCGGAAACGAAAAAGCCGAACGTCCTCTTCATCGCCATCGACGACCAGAACGACTGGATCGGCACCCTCGGCGGACACCCGCTCGTCAAGACCCCCAACATCGACCGCCTCGCCGCCCGCGGAACGGTGTTCCTCAACGCCCACTGCCAGGCACCGCTGTGCAATCCCTCGCGGACCAGCCTGATGCTCAGCCTCCGCCCCACCACAACGGGGATCTACGGACTCGCCCCCTGGTTCCGCACCCTCGATGACTGGAAGGACCGCGTCGCCCTCCCGCAGCACTTCAAAGCCAACGGCTATCGCACCCTGACCGTCGGCAAGATCTACCACGGCGGCGTCGGCGGCCCGAAACTCCGCGAAAAGGAGTTCGACGTCTGGGGAGCCGCGGGAGGAGTCGGAGCGAAGCCCGAGAAGAAACTCATCCCGCCGACCCCAATGGGGGACCACCCCCTCATGGACTGGGGCGTCTTCCCGCACCGCGATGAAGACAAAGGGGACTATCAGGTTGCCACCTGGGCGGTCGAGCAGATCCGCTCCGCCCCGAAGGACGAGCCGTTCTTCCTGGCGGCGGGCTTCTTCCTCCCGCACGTCCCCTGCTACGTCACGCAGAAGTGGTTCGACCTCTATCCGGACGACGACGCCATCCTGCCGCCGGTCCAGGAGAACGACCGCGACGACACCCCCCGGTTCTCGTGGTACCTCCACTGGAGCCTCCCCGAACCGCGGCTGAAGTGGGTTCGGGAAAACGGCCAGTGGCGGAATCTCGTCCGGTCCTACCTCGCCAGCACGAGTTTCGTCGACGCGCAGGTCGGCCGGCTGATGGCCGCCCTCGACGAAGCGGGACTGGCCGAGAACACGGTCGTCGTCCTGTGGGGGGACCACGGCTGGCATCTCGGCGAGAAACAGATCACCGGCAAGAACACCCTGTGGGACCGGTCGACCCGCGTCCCGCTGATCTTCGCCGGCCCGGGAGTCACGCCGGGCGGACGCTGCTCGCGCCCCGCCGAGCTCCTCGACATCTATCCCACCCTGATCGACCTGTGCGGGCTTCCCAAGCGCGACGATCTCGAAGGGATCAGCCTGCTCCCGCAGCTCCGAGACCCCGCCGCCCCGCAGGAGCGGCCGGCCATCACGTCGCACAACCAGGGGAACCACGGAATCCGCAGCGAACGCTGGCGATACATTCGCTACGCCGACGGAAGCGAGGAGCTATACGACCTCCAGACCGATCCGCACGAATGGGAGAACATCGTTTCCAAACCCGCGGGGGCCGCGATTGCGGAGGAGCATCGCCGCTGGATCCCGGACGTCGACGTCCCGCCGGCCCCGCAGAGCGCCCAGCGGGTCTTGACTTTTGACCGGCAAAGGGACGAAGCGGTGTGGGAAGGAACCAAAGTGCATCGAAACGATGCGATTCCCGAGTGA